ACTGCGCGCCGGCTTCTTTCCCATCCTTGCATTCGGCGTACAGTCCCTCGGCGTAGTTCGCGAAGCCTTCGTGGATCCACTCGTCGGCCGCGTCTTTCACCGTGATGCTGTTCCCCCACCACTCGTGCGCGCTCTCGTGCACGATGATGAAGTCCCACGTCAGTCCTTCACCGGTGCCCGATAGATCGCGTCCGCTGTAGCCGTTCTTGAACTTGTTGCCGTAGGCTACGCCGCTCTGGTGCTCCATGCCCAGATGCGGCGCCTCGATCAGCTTGTAGCCGTCCTTGTACCACGGGTACGGGCCGAACCAGTGCTCGAAGCAGGCGAGCATCGACTTCGCCTGCTGGAACTGCACCTTGGCGGTGTCGGCGTGGTAGGAGAGCGGCCAGAAGTCGAGCGTGAGCGGGCCGCTCTCCCCGTTGAACGTGTCGCTCCAGTGCGCGTACTGACCCGCGTTCACTTCCACGTCGTAATTGTTGATCGGCTCCGTGACGAACCACTCGTACGTCGTCGTGCCGTCCGGATTGTGCCTCGTCGCCCGCAGACGGCCGTTCGAGACGTCCATCATCGAGTCCGGCACCGTGATCGCGATCCGCTGGCTGTCCGGTTCATCGGCCAGGTAATCTTTGTTCGGCCACCACACGCTCGCGCCGAGTCCTTCGTTCGCCGTCGCGACCCAACGCCGGCCGAGGCTGTCCTGCTGCCAGATGAAGCCGCCGTCCCAGGGCGGACGCATCGCCGCGCGCGGTTTGCCGTGGTAGAAAACCGTCACTGTGCCCGACGCACCCGCGGGCAGCAATGGAACCGCCGCGAAGAATGCGTTGCCGTCGCGGCGGTACGTGACGCGTTTGCCGCTCTGCACCATGCTGTCCACCTCGAGCGGCATCTGGAGATCGATCTGCATCTCGGGGGGGCTCGCCGGCTTGAGGACGCGATAGGTGATGGCGTTCCAGCCGCGAATGCTGCTGTCGGAAGGACTCACGGCGACGTGCAAATCGTAGAACGTCGCATCCCACCAGGCCCGCCCGGGTCCATCGCTCCCACGAAGCGTGTCGGCGTGCGTGAAGGGGCGCGGCCGACGCTGTGCGGCCGCCCGTCCGGCGAACGCGGTGGAGAGCAGCGTGAGTATGACCAATGAGCGTGCGAGTGATCGCATCTATCGAAAGTAGAGGTTCAGGTAGGTCGGTTCCGGCGGCTGCCCGTCGCGGCGTTTGACCGCTTTCGAGCCGGGGACTACGTTCGACGAGACCATACCCCAATGCCACCACAACGATGAATCCGAATCTTCGCTGGCGCCACGCCGGCTCCACGATCCTGTCGGCGGTGGTCCTGGCGGCCGCGTCGGCATCGGCCTCGGCGCAGAAGGCGCTTCCGCCGCTCAAGGTCATCGACCCGGCCTACATGAACCGCAACGCGAAGGCCTGCGTCGATTTCTTCGATTTCGCCAACGGCGCGTGGTTCGCTCACGACACGATTCCGGCGGCCTACTCGTCGTCGGGCGTCGGCCGAGACATGGGCGACCGGAACGAGCTGGCGGTGCGCTCGGTGCTCGACGACGCGATGTCGAAGCGTGCCTCACTCCCGGCACAGAACACGACGAAGAAGCTCGGCACGTTCTACGCGACGTGCATGGACTCGGCGGCGGCCGAGCGCGACGGGTTCAATCCCGTCAAACCGATC
The nucleotide sequence above comes from Gemmatimonadaceae bacterium. Encoded proteins:
- a CDS encoding M1 family metallopeptidase → MRSLARSLVILTLLSTAFAGRAAAQRRPRPFTHADTLRGSDGPGRAWWDATFYDLHVAVSPSDSSIRGWNAITYRVLKPASPPEMQIDLQMPLEVDSMVQSGKRVTYRRDGNAFFAAVPLLPAGASGTVTVFYHGKPRAAMRPPWDGGFIWQQDSLGRRWVATANEGLGASVWWPNKDYLADEPDSQRIAITVPDSMMDVSNGRLRATRHNPDGTTTYEWFVTEPINNYDVEVNAGQYAHWSDTFNGESGPLTLDFWPLSYHADTAKVQFQQAKSMLACFEHWFGPYPWYKDGYKLIEAPHLGMEHQSGVAYGNKFKNGYSGRDLSGTGEGLTWDFIIVHESAHEWWGNSITVKDAADEWIHEGFANYAEGLYAECKDGKEAGAQYIIGSRRNIRNDGPIIGTYGVNSEGSGDMYYKGGSMLHTIRQLVADDEKWRSILRGIQSRFRHQTVMGQQIEDYMIQASGLNLKPVFEQYLTTPKVPVLEYKQTTGGTAYRWAEVVPGFAMPVRANGVLIHPTEAWKTMPHVDTLAVDPNFYVVTRNLDGTTG